From the Quercus lobata isolate SW786 chromosome 6, ValleyOak3.0 Primary Assembly, whole genome shotgun sequence genome, one window contains:
- the LOC115994321 gene encoding ankyrin repeat domain-containing protein 13C produces the protein MAGIDVSKYAHSPVHKAIVMKDYASLKRILAGLPRLCNPAEIRTEAASLAEEEKADTITAVIDRRDVPNRDTPLHLAVKIGDETSTEMLMVAGADWSLQNEQGWSALQEAICSREERIAMIIVRHYQPLAWAKWCRRLPRLIGTMRRMRDFYMEITFHFESSVIPFISRIAPSDTYKIWKRGANLRADMTLAGFDGFRIQRSDQSIIFLGDGSEDGKVPPGSLCMISHKDKEVMNALDGAGSPATEEEIRQEVAAMSQTNIFRPGIDVTQAVLLPQLTWRRQEKMEMVGQWKAKVYDMHNVVVSIKSRRVPGAMTDDEFFSSCNENETDSEELGDILTEDERRQLEAALKLDTSESTNENGDGIIGHRHSCYETREIPVEDLSDCRNGDGCRNGEAKQEKKGWFAGWRKRDSKNEAQKKIAPPRSSLCVDDKVSDLLGDSPSRNQAKPGRHSVEIVIRGDEHRRGSTKTSTSMSSESRNRHKDGVRENEYKKGLRPILWLSPSFPLQTEELLPLLDILANKVKAIRRLRELLTTKLPMGTFPVKVAIPVVPTIKVLVTFTKFEELQPLDEFATPPSSPPASGRESPAVTHSSSSSWFQWIKAPYNRPSSSTASSSSRIENIQDPFAIPLEYSWITAEAKKKKMQEKNKSKKGKSHNNQ, from the exons ATGGCGGGTATTGATGTTTCAAAATATGCTCATAGCCCTGTGCATAAGGCCATTGTCATGAAGGATTATGCAAGCCTCAAGAGGATACTTGCGGGTCTCCCGAGGCTTTGTAACCCAGCTGAGATTCGCACTGAGGCAGCTTCGTTGGCTGAGGAAGAGAAAGCTGATACCATCACTGCTGTGATTGATCGGCGGGATGTTCCAAACCGTGATACCCCACTTCACTTGGCTGTAAAGATTGGCGATGAGACGTCAACCGAAATGCTTATGGTTGCTGGGGCGGATTGGAGCTTGCAGAATGAGCAGGGGTGGAGTGCACTACAGGAAGCGATATGCAGTAGAGAAGAAAGGATTGCCATGATTATAGTTAGGCATTACCAGCCACTGGCCTGGGCAAAATGGTGTAGAAGGTTGCCTCGCTTGATAGGGACCATGCGAAGAATGAGGGACTTCTATATGGAAATCACATTCCACTTTGAGAGTTCTGTGATTCCTTTCATTTCAAGGATTGCCCCTTCGGATACTTACAAAATTTGGAAGAGGGGTGCGAATTTGAGGGCAGACATGACTTTAGCTGGGTTTGATGGTTTTAGGATTCAGCGGTCAGATCAGAGTATTATTTTCCTTGGTGATGGGTCAGAGGATGGAAAGGTCCCTCCTGGTTCGCTTTGCATGATTTCACACAAGGATAAGGAGGTGATGAATGCTTTGGATGGTGCTGGTTCTCCAGCAACAGAAGAAGAGATTCGACAAGAAGTGGCTGCAATGTCTCAAACTAACATATTCAGGCCTGGGATTGATGTGACTCAGGCAGTTCTTTTGCCACAGTTGACATGGAGGCGACAGGAGAAAATGGAAATGGTGGGCCAATGGAAGGCTAAGGTATATGATATGCACAATGTGGTTGTGAGCATCAAATCTAGGAGAGTCCCAGGGGCCATGACAGACGATGAATTCTTCTCATCTTGCAATGAAAATGAAACTGACAGTGAGGAGCTTGGTGATATTTTGACAGAGGATGAAAGGAGACAACTTGAAGCTGCGCTTAAGTTGGATACATCAGAATCAACCAATGAGAATGGCGATGGGATTATTGGGCATCGCCATAGTTGTTATGAGACCAGGGAGATCCCTGTGGAAGATTTGAGTGATTGTAGGAATGGAGATGGTTGTAGAAATGGAGAGGCCaagcaggaaaagaaaggatGGTTTGCTGGATGGAGGAAACGGGATTCGAAAAATGAAGCTCAGAAGAAGATTGCTCCACCTAGAAGTTCTCTCTGCGTAGATGACAAGGTGAGTGATCTACTAGGAGATTCTCCATCAAGAAATCAGGCCAAACCAGGAAGACACTCCGTGGAGATTGTCATAAGGGGGGATGAGCACCGGAGAGGAAGTACTAAGACATCTACTTCTATGAGTTCTGAGAGCAGAAATCGCCACAAGGATGGAGTTCGTGAAAATGAGTATAAGAAAGGATTGAGGCCTATTCTCTGGCTTTCCCCAAGCTTTCCGCTACAAACTGAAGAGTTGCTACCATTGCTTGACATTCTTGCAAACAAGGTTAAGGCAATTCGTCGTTTGAGGGAACTGCTTACAACAAAACTTCCGATGGGAACCTTTCCAGTCAAG GTTGCCATTCCGGTGGTTCCCACTATCAAAGTTCTGGTTACTTTTACAAAGTTTGAAGAACTACAGCCCTTGGATGAGTTTGCGACACCCCCATCAAGCCCTCCTGCTTCAGGGCGAGAGAGCCCTGCAGTGACACACTCCTCGAGTTCATCTTGGTTTCAGTGGATAAAAGCTCCTTATAACCGCCCCAGCTCATCCACCGCCAGTTCTAGCAGTAGGATAGAAAATATTCAAGACCCATTTGCAATTCCCTTGGAGTACAGTTGGATTACTGCtgaagcaaagaagaagaagatgcaaGAGAAGAACAAATCAAAGAAAGGGAAAAGTCATAATAACCAATGA